The proteins below come from a single Gemmatimonadota bacterium genomic window:
- the xdh gene encoding selenium-dependent xanthine dehydrogenase, with the protein MNSTPLSFVLDGVDRDVAVESGESLLEVLRERCGVRSVKDGCSPQGQCGCCLVLVDGSPKPACAVPAAKVEGRTVTTLAGVPQADRDLLALSFAAASGVQCGFCTPGIALRAYALVAQDPAPARSTIAKALHGHLCRCTGYTKILDAIELFAAVRRGDASPPEPARSGGAGEGVGVRLRKYSAAELTLGERPFVDDLSPPGVLHGAVALSAHVRARVLSIDTTEARALPGVHAVATAGDVPGERFYGLIERDWPGLVAPGEEVRCTGDILAAVAADSRRIAREAAALVRVEYEPLPPVLDTKAALAESAPRVNPANPNLLSRTVVRRGDAAAAMAGSAHTVAGVWRTQRIEHLFLEPESCVAVPASANRARRASNPTSTPRLHLYTQGQGVFDDRRQVAAFLAMDEDDIFVELVPNGGAFGGKEDMSIQAHAALLAMMTDRPVKLTLSRGESVRVHPKRHPIELRYEAGCDEEGRLTVVRARMVGDTGAYASVGAKVLERCAGHACGPYKVPCVDVEAVAVHTNNPPAGAMRGFGANQASFAMEGVMDLLAERAGLDGWEMRRLNAVEVGDAVTTGQVLHKSVGMVKTLDAIKPHWDAARAAGLSAGIACGIKNSGIGNGAVEWGKARLVVEDDGTVSILNGFTEMGQGLLTVLVQIAVEATGLPASVFHPRVDSTFALDCGQTTGSRATLLGGRAVKRAAEKLAGALVEGHSLRDMAGRVFASDIVVDDTVAPDPSGMATDIKTHTSYGFATQLCILDENGRVERFVAAHDVGRAVNPALCEGQIEGAVHMGLGYALTEELPCPEGRPVTEKLREIGVLRAADMPVVEVILVEDPEPEGPYGAKGVGEIGLVPTAGAVAGALHAHDGIRRTDLPMRDSPAALAMSVPRPRRRVRTGDDAGGTP; encoded by the coding sequence ATGAACTCAACCCCGCTCTCTTTCGTGCTGGATGGTGTGGATCGCGACGTGGCGGTCGAATCCGGCGAGTCGCTTCTCGAGGTCCTTCGCGAACGCTGCGGCGTCCGTTCCGTGAAGGATGGATGCAGCCCGCAGGGTCAGTGCGGGTGTTGCCTCGTGCTGGTGGACGGTTCGCCAAAGCCCGCCTGCGCCGTCCCCGCCGCGAAAGTGGAGGGAAGGACCGTCACGACACTCGCCGGTGTGCCGCAGGCGGATCGGGATCTTCTGGCGCTTTCCTTTGCCGCCGCGTCGGGAGTCCAGTGCGGGTTCTGCACGCCGGGGATTGCCCTTCGGGCGTACGCACTGGTGGCGCAAGACCCGGCGCCCGCCCGATCGACCATCGCGAAGGCGCTGCACGGTCACCTCTGTCGCTGCACGGGCTACACGAAAATCCTCGACGCGATCGAGCTCTTTGCGGCCGTTCGACGCGGCGACGCATCGCCCCCGGAACCGGCGCGTTCCGGTGGCGCGGGCGAAGGCGTGGGCGTGCGGCTGCGGAAGTACTCGGCCGCCGAACTCACTCTCGGGGAGCGTCCGTTTGTCGACGATCTTTCACCGCCCGGCGTGCTTCACGGGGCTGTGGCGCTGTCCGCGCATGTCCGTGCGCGCGTTCTCTCCATCGACACCACGGAAGCGCGTGCGCTGCCGGGGGTGCACGCCGTGGCGACCGCTGGCGATGTCCCCGGAGAGCGTTTCTACGGGCTCATCGAGCGCGACTGGCCGGGGCTGGTCGCGCCGGGAGAGGAAGTGCGCTGTACAGGCGACATTCTCGCCGCCGTCGCGGCCGACAGTCGGCGGATCGCCCGGGAGGCCGCCGCGCTCGTGCGCGTGGAGTACGAACCGCTTCCGCCGGTGCTGGACACGAAGGCGGCCCTCGCCGAATCCGCCCCGCGTGTCAATCCGGCCAACCCGAATCTTCTTTCGCGTACGGTGGTCCGCCGGGGTGACGCCGCGGCGGCGATGGCGGGTAGTGCGCACACGGTGGCCGGGGTCTGGCGCACGCAGCGGATCGAGCACCTCTTCCTGGAACCGGAGAGTTGCGTGGCGGTTCCCGCTTCGGCGAATCGCGCTCGTCGCGCATCCAACCCAACCTCCACGCCGCGTCTTCACCTCTACACCCAGGGGCAGGGCGTCTTCGACGACCGAAGACAGGTCGCGGCCTTCCTCGCGATGGATGAAGACGACATCTTCGTCGAGCTTGTCCCGAACGGCGGCGCGTTCGGCGGCAAGGAGGACATGTCGATTCAAGCGCACGCGGCGCTGCTGGCGATGATGACGGATCGGCCGGTCAAGCTCACGCTGTCGCGCGGCGAGTCGGTTCGCGTGCACCCGAAGCGGCATCCCATCGAACTGCGCTACGAGGCAGGGTGTGACGAGGAGGGTCGCCTCACGGTCGTGCGGGCGCGCATGGTCGGGGACACCGGCGCGTATGCGTCGGTGGGTGCGAAGGTGCTGGAGCGCTGCGCGGGGCATGCGTGCGGTCCGTACAAGGTTCCGTGCGTGGATGTGGAGGCGGTGGCCGTCCACACGAACAACCCGCCCGCGGGTGCCATGCGCGGATTCGGCGCGAACCAGGCTTCGTTCGCGATGGAAGGCGTGATGGATCTGCTTGCCGAGAGGGCGGGGCTGGATGGCTGGGAGATGCGTCGCCTGAACGCGGTGGAAGTCGGCGATGCCGTGACTACCGGACAGGTGCTCCACAAGTCGGTCGGGATGGTGAAAACGCTCGACGCCATCAAGCCGCACTGGGACGCCGCTCGCGCTGCCGGATTGTCTGCGGGCATCGCGTGCGGCATCAAGAACTCCGGCATCGGCAACGGCGCCGTGGAGTGGGGCAAGGCGCGACTGGTCGTGGAAGATGACGGTACCGTTTCCATACTGAACGGATTCACGGAGATGGGGCAGGGCTTGCTCACGGTGCTCGTCCAGATTGCGGTGGAGGCCACCGGGCTTCCGGCGTCCGTCTTCCATCCCCGCGTGGATTCCACCTTTGCGCTCGACTGCGGGCAGACCACCGGGTCCCGCGCGACGCTTCTCGGTGGCCGGGCGGTGAAGCGTGCCGCGGAGAAACTCGCGGGAGCACTGGTTGAAGGGCACAGCCTGCGTGACATGGCCGGGCGTGTGTTCGCGTCCGACATTGTGGTGGACGACACGGTCGCGCCCGACCCGTCCGGGATGGCGACGGATATCAAGACGCACACTTCCTACGGCTTCGCCACGCAACTGTGCATTCTGGATGAGAATGGACGCGTGGAGCGCTTTGTTGCCGCGCATGATGTCGGGCGGGCGGTCAATCCCGCACTCTGCGAAGGGCAGATTGAGGGCGCGGTTCACATGGGCCTGGGGTATGCGCTCACCGAAGAACTGCCGTGCCCCGAAGGCCGGCCGGTGACAGAGAAGCTTCGGGAAATCGGGGTCCTGCGCGCGGCGGATATGCCGGTGGTGGAGGTGATTCTCGTGGAGGATCCGGAACCGGAGGGTCCGTACGGCGCCAAGGGAGTGGGCGAGATCGGTCTTGTGCCGACGGCGGGTGCGGTGGCCGGTGCTCTTCACGCCCACGACGGCATTCGCAGGACGGATCTGCCCATGCGCGACTCTCCCGCCGCGCTGGCCATGAGCGTGCCGAGGCCGCGTCGTCGTGTGCGTACCGGGGACGATGCGGGGGGGACGCCGTGA
- a CDS encoding amidohydrolase family protein, producing the protein MTPLARLHAAGLDATDCQVHGGFVNAHTHIYSALAPMGMPAPEPPPSDFLEILQRVWWRLDRALDAQSLRASARLYAAESLLFGTTTLIDHHESPGMIDGSLDILADACEEMGIRAALGYGATERNRGRIEAREGLEECRRFLTWRGAPQRESDASLESPPLLRGLVALHASFTVSDDSLVEAAALCRELGAPMHIHLAEDAADVADARKRGHAGPLERLLAHDALPAGSILAHGVHLDADQVRMARDNGLWIVQNPRSNRGNRVGYPGALAAADRVALGTDGYPSDSAAEIAALLEEAALHGDDMASARRRPDAGRDLAGALFGELRDACAVEKTGVVRQLIVNDRVVVRDGRLVAEDIEALRAEAAAEAPTLWERMAVQDERFS; encoded by the coding sequence GTGACTCCGCTCGCTCGACTGCACGCGGCAGGGCTGGACGCTACCGACTGCCAGGTCCACGGCGGTTTCGTCAACGCCCACACGCACATTTACTCCGCGCTCGCACCGATGGGGATGCCCGCGCCGGAACCGCCGCCCTCGGACTTTCTGGAGATTCTCCAGCGCGTGTGGTGGCGGCTCGACCGGGCACTCGATGCGCAGAGCCTTCGCGCTTCGGCAAGACTCTACGCGGCGGAATCACTCCTTTTCGGCACGACCACGCTCATTGACCATCACGAATCGCCCGGCATGATCGACGGTTCGCTCGACATCCTCGCGGACGCCTGCGAGGAAATGGGCATTCGCGCCGCCCTCGGGTACGGCGCCACAGAGCGCAATCGGGGACGCATCGAAGCGCGGGAGGGACTGGAGGAATGTCGTCGCTTCCTCACCTGGAGGGGCGCGCCGCAGCGGGAGTCCGACGCGTCGCTGGAATCCCCGCCGCTTCTTCGCGGATTGGTTGCGCTCCATGCCTCATTTACCGTCTCCGATGACTCGCTGGTCGAAGCGGCCGCGCTCTGTCGCGAACTGGGTGCGCCGATGCACATCCATCTGGCGGAAGATGCCGCCGATGTCGCGGATGCCCGCAAGCGCGGTCACGCGGGACCGCTGGAGCGACTCCTTGCGCACGACGCGCTTCCCGCGGGATCCATCCTTGCGCACGGCGTGCACCTGGATGCGGATCAGGTGAGAATGGCACGCGACAACGGGCTGTGGATCGTCCAGAATCCGCGCTCGAACCGGGGGAATCGCGTCGGGTATCCCGGGGCTCTGGCCGCCGCCGACCGCGTGGCGCTCGGAACGGACGGGTACCCTTCGGACTCCGCCGCGGAGATTGCGGCGCTTCTCGAAGAGGCTGCCCTGCACGGCGATGACATGGCCTCCGCCCGGCGCCGTCCGGATGCGGGGCGGGATCTGGCCGGTGCCCTTTTCGGCGAACTGCGTGACGCGTGCGCGGTGGAAAAGACAGGAGTGGTCCGCCAGTTGATTGTGAATGACCGCGTGGTCGTTCGGGATGGTCGGCTGGTGGCGGAAGACATCGAGGCTCTTCGGGCGGAGGCGGCAGCGGAAGCACCCACGCTCTGGGAGCGCATGGCCGTTCAGGACGAGCGGTTTTCCTGA
- a CDS encoding pyridoxal-5'-phosphate-dependent protein subunit beta yields MAKLGLEREIVDRNVYDRTVDRFAEASIVLPRFSELADPSTIPVSVVEALAEVDPDAPHPLNLFRVHWHNSSDRRGFTEIPDHLVLPTELTGVAAPIVVALGNRFPMIRAHKVLAAYACLVPRLITGQFDPTRHRAVWPSTGNYCRGGIAISRILDCHGVAVLPEGMSRERFEWLEKWATDPADIVRTPGSESNVKEIYDECARLDEDPDTIIFNQFSEFGNHLAHFLCTGRALETIHRSLVEKTPGWTAAAFVSATGSAGTIAAGDYLKERFGSKTVAVEALECPTLLSNGFGEHNIQGIGDKHIPLIHHVMNTDFVVAVSDRATDSLNHLFSSTAGRDYLLARRGLSPEMAGMLPNLGISGICNVLAAIKTAKYLRLGATDAIYTVATDGAEMYATERTRTAERDFPGGIDSVSAAEAFGRYALGAGVDHLRELTRPERDRVFNLGYFTWVEQQGVSLHDFERRRTPEFWLGLREWIPAWDDMIDAFNARARGKP; encoded by the coding sequence ATGGCCAAGCTGGGACTCGAGCGGGAGATCGTGGACCGCAATGTCTATGATCGAACCGTGGATCGATTTGCGGAAGCGTCGATCGTGCTGCCTCGATTTTCCGAACTGGCGGACCCCTCGACGATTCCCGTGTCCGTGGTCGAGGCTCTTGCGGAAGTGGACCCCGACGCCCCTCATCCGCTCAACCTCTTCCGCGTTCACTGGCATAACTCCTCGGACCGCCGCGGGTTCACGGAGATTCCGGACCATCTCGTGCTGCCCACTGAACTGACGGGTGTCGCCGCTCCGATTGTCGTCGCGCTCGGAAACCGATTCCCGATGATCCGTGCGCACAAGGTGCTGGCCGCGTACGCCTGCCTGGTGCCGCGCCTGATTACCGGGCAGTTCGACCCTACCCGGCATCGCGCGGTCTGGCCGTCCACTGGCAACTATTGTCGCGGTGGCATCGCCATCTCCCGCATTCTGGATTGCCATGGCGTGGCGGTCCTTCCGGAGGGGATGAGCCGGGAGCGCTTCGAGTGGCTGGAGAAGTGGGCGACGGACCCGGCGGACATCGTGCGCACGCCCGGGAGCGAAAGCAATGTGAAGGAGATCTACGACGAGTGCGCTCGTCTGGATGAAGACCCGGACACGATCATCTTCAACCAGTTCAGCGAGTTCGGAAACCACCTGGCGCACTTTCTGTGTACGGGTCGTGCGCTGGAGACCATCCATCGCTCGCTCGTGGAGAAGACGCCGGGGTGGACAGCCGCGGCGTTCGTGTCGGCGACCGGGTCCGCCGGGACCATTGCGGCCGGGGACTATCTGAAGGAGCGGTTCGGGTCGAAGACCGTGGCGGTCGAAGCACTGGAGTGCCCGACGCTTCTCTCGAATGGTTTTGGCGAACACAACATTCAGGGTATCGGCGACAAACACATTCCGCTCATCCACCATGTGATGAATACGGATTTCGTGGTCGCCGTCTCCGACCGCGCGACCGACTCGCTGAACCATCTCTTCTCGTCGACCGCCGGGCGGGACTACCTGCTGGCGCGACGCGGACTCTCCCCCGAGATGGCGGGGATGCTCCCGAACCTCGGGATTTCCGGGATCTGCAATGTTCTGGCAGCCATCAAGACGGCGAAGTACCTCCGTCTCGGTGCGACCGACGCCATCTACACCGTGGCGACCGACGGCGCGGAAATGTATGCGACGGAGCGTACGCGCACCGCCGAGCGGGACTTCCCGGGCGGGATCGACTCCGTTTCGGCGGCGGAAGCGTTCGGTCGGTATGCGCTGGGCGCGGGCGTGGACCATCTCCGGGAACTCACGCGTCCGGAACGGGACCGCGTGTTCAATCTGGGGTACTTCACCTGGGTCGAGCAGCAGGGTGTATCCCTTCACGACTTTGAACGCCGACGCACGCCGGAGTTCTGGCTGGGTCTGCGAGAGTGGATCCCCGCGTGGGACGACATGATCGACGCGTTCAACGCACGCGCACGCGGGAAGCCGTGA
- a CDS encoding pyridoxal-phosphate dependent enzyme: MGRHDRRVQRTRTREAVTSGPFRMVCAGCGAGVPPDAPHPFRCPEGPAEAGDVDHVLVRLLDPERVAPPDEDPQPFVRYRTRLRSYHLALAHGMDDAAFVSLVRELDDAVGAVCGTGFFVTPFALSRQGAEAVGLSSGTLRIKDETGHVGGSHKARHLFGILLQLEVARRTGLFSTKEKAPLAIASCGNAALAAAIVAKAGGRALTVFIPTDADPAVVSALREHDASLTTCAREEGVPGDPCVTRFRQAVEGGALPFTCQGPENGLAIEGGHTLGWEMAEVLAAEEGRLGHVLVQTGGGALASGVAAGLAEAAALGVLPRLPRVHTVQTRGAFPLERAWDRVASRALEALHAEGALPHAIPEGAAARADLLRTHADWAAVATELAHAVTHRAEYMWPWEGTPRSIATGILDDETYDWFAVVCGMIRTGGIPVIVSEETLADANAIAREAVGIRADATGSAGLAGLMRLVRAGEIGAEADVAVLFTGTLR, encoded by the coding sequence GTGGGACGACATGATCGACGCGTTCAACGCACGCGCACGCGGGAAGCCGTGACCAGCGGTCCGTTCCGGATGGTGTGCGCCGGGTGCGGTGCGGGGGTCCCGCCGGACGCTCCGCATCCGTTCCGCTGTCCCGAAGGACCGGCCGAAGCGGGAGATGTCGACCATGTCCTGGTGAGACTCCTGGACCCGGAACGCGTGGCCCCGCCTGACGAAGACCCCCAACCCTTCGTTCGCTATCGCACGCGCTTGAGGTCGTACCATCTGGCGCTCGCGCACGGGATGGACGATGCCGCGTTTGTGTCTCTCGTTCGCGAACTGGATGATGCCGTCGGGGCCGTCTGCGGAACCGGGTTCTTCGTGACGCCGTTCGCGCTCTCCCGGCAGGGTGCGGAGGCCGTCGGACTTTCGTCCGGAACGCTGCGCATCAAGGACGAAACGGGTCATGTGGGCGGGTCGCACAAGGCGCGCCATCTCTTCGGGATTCTGCTGCAGTTGGAGGTCGCCCGCCGCACGGGCCTGTTCTCCACGAAGGAGAAGGCGCCGCTCGCGATCGCCAGTTGCGGGAATGCGGCGCTGGCTGCCGCGATCGTCGCGAAGGCGGGGGGGCGAGCGCTCACGGTCTTCATCCCGACGGATGCGGATCCCGCAGTGGTGTCGGCGCTTCGCGAGCACGATGCGTCGCTCACGACCTGCGCACGAGAAGAAGGGGTGCCGGGGGATCCGTGCGTGACGCGGTTCCGGCAGGCGGTGGAGGGCGGCGCGCTTCCATTCACCTGCCAGGGACCGGAGAATGGACTTGCGATTGAGGGCGGACACACACTGGGTTGGGAGATGGCCGAAGTGCTCGCGGCCGAGGAGGGCCGTCTGGGTCATGTGCTGGTGCAGACAGGCGGCGGCGCACTCGCCAGCGGAGTCGCGGCGGGACTGGCGGAAGCGGCGGCGCTCGGTGTGCTGCCCCGCCTCCCGCGTGTTCACACGGTGCAGACGCGTGGCGCGTTTCCGCTGGAGCGGGCGTGGGACCGCGTGGCGTCGCGTGCGCTGGAAGCACTGCACGCGGAGGGTGCGTTGCCGCACGCGATCCCGGAGGGCGCCGCCGCGCGCGCGGATCTCCTGCGAACACACGCGGACTGGGCCGCCGTCGCTACGGAACTTGCGCACGCGGTCACGCACCGGGCGGAATACATGTGGCCGTGGGAGGGAACTCCCCGCAGCATCGCGACCGGGATTCTCGACGACGAGACCTACGACTGGTTCGCCGTCGTGTGCGGAATGATCCGAACGGGCGGTATCCCGGTGATCGTGAGCGAGGAGACGCTGGCGGATGCAAATGCCATTGCCCGGGAAGCGGTTGGAATCCGCGCGGACGCGACCGGTTCCGCGGGTCTTGCCGGGCTGATGCGGCTTGTTCGCGCGGGGGAGATCGGGGCCGAAGCCGATGTGGCGGTCCTCTTCACGGGAACGCTGCGCTGA